A region from the Cryptosporangium arvum DSM 44712 genome encodes:
- a CDS encoding energy-coupling factor ABC transporter ATP-binding protein, with protein sequence MADDVTLEVAGLAFAYPDGRQALFGVDLTLRRGERVALLGPNGAGKTTLVLHLNGIHTAGAGSVTVAGLPVAKENLTEIRRRVGIVFQDPDDQLFMPTVGEDVAFGPANLGLRGAALQERVAEALTAVGMQEFADRAPHHLSFGQRRRVAVATVLAMRPEILVLDEPSSNLDPASRRELAQILQSLDVTLLMVTHDLPYALELCPRSVLMDGGVIVADAPTPHLLMDAELMREHRLELPYGFNPSVAL encoded by the coding sequence GTGGCTGACGACGTAACCCTGGAAGTGGCGGGCCTGGCCTTCGCCTACCCCGACGGCAGGCAGGCCCTGTTCGGCGTCGACCTCACCCTCCGCCGGGGCGAGCGGGTCGCGTTGCTCGGCCCCAACGGCGCGGGCAAGACCACGCTCGTGCTGCACCTCAACGGCATCCACACCGCCGGTGCGGGCAGCGTCACGGTGGCCGGGCTGCCGGTCGCCAAGGAGAACCTGACCGAGATCCGGCGTCGCGTCGGCATCGTCTTCCAGGACCCCGACGACCAGCTGTTCATGCCCACCGTGGGCGAGGACGTGGCGTTCGGGCCGGCGAACCTTGGCCTGCGTGGCGCCGCGCTCCAGGAACGCGTCGCCGAGGCGCTCACCGCCGTCGGCATGCAGGAGTTCGCCGACCGCGCGCCCCACCACCTGAGCTTCGGCCAGCGCCGACGTGTCGCCGTGGCCACCGTGCTCGCGATGCGTCCGGAGATCCTCGTGCTCGACGAGCCGTCCAGCAACCTCGACCCCGCCAGCCGCCGGGAACTCGCGCAGATCCTGCAGAGCCTCGACGTGACCCTGCTGATGGTCACCCACGACCTGCCGTACGCGCTGGAGCTCTGCCCGCGATCGGTGCTGATGGACGGTGGGGTCATCGTCGCCGACGCCCCCACCCCCCACCTCCTGATGGACGCCGAGCTGATGCGTGAGCACCGGCTCGAACTGCCCTACGGCTTCAACCCCTCGGTCGCCCTCTAA
- a CDS encoding DsbA family protein, whose translation MSGKASNRARRVAAEQLAKQRAAERRRRAIVVSVIALAVLVLAAGIGVTFYLSNKPENVALPRAATTTGLTVGKDTAPVTVDVYLDFQCPICKTFEDESGKTLQKYVDEGVVKIAYHPVAYLDRFSSGTKYSSRSSAASGCASDAGKFPEFLTTLYANQPEEGGSGLTDATMVSLAEKAGITGDTFEKCVEDQKYADWTKSVTDEASKAGVNGTPTVKVNGTALESPTTAALTAAVDAARR comes from the coding sequence ATGAGTGGGAAAGCGTCGAACCGGGCCCGGCGGGTGGCCGCCGAGCAACTCGCCAAGCAGCGTGCCGCCGAGCGGCGGCGGCGCGCGATCGTCGTCTCGGTGATCGCGCTGGCCGTTCTCGTGCTCGCCGCCGGTATCGGCGTGACGTTCTACCTCTCGAACAAACCCGAGAACGTCGCGCTGCCCAGAGCCGCGACCACCACCGGTCTGACCGTCGGCAAGGACACCGCCCCGGTCACGGTCGACGTCTATCTCGACTTCCAGTGCCCGATCTGCAAGACGTTCGAGGACGAGAGCGGCAAGACGCTGCAGAAGTACGTCGACGAGGGCGTCGTGAAGATCGCCTACCACCCGGTGGCCTACCTCGACCGCTTCTCGTCCGGCACGAAGTACTCGAGCCGATCGTCGGCGGCGTCCGGGTGCGCGTCCGACGCCGGGAAGTTCCCCGAGTTCCTCACCACGCTCTACGCGAACCAGCCCGAAGAAGGCGGTAGCGGGCTGACCGACGCGACGATGGTCAGCCTCGCGGAGAAAGCCGGTATCACCGGGGACACGTTCGAGAAGTGCGTCGAGGATCAGAAGTACGCCGACTGGACCAAATCGGTCACCGACGAAGCGTCCAAGGCCGGCGTCAACGGAACCCCGACCGTGAAGGTGAACGGAACCGCGCTCGAGAGCCCGACGACCGCCGCTCTGACCGCCGCGGTCGACGCCGCGCGGCGTTAG
- a CDS encoding DoxX family protein — translation MTTRSEPARRAPAWWPAARSWLPLAARLILGGVWLWAGGAKATDLAASVRAVRAYQLLPDGLATVVGAGLPWLEIVLGLLLITGVAVRFGSIFSAALLVVFLIGIVSAAARGLRIDCGCFGSGGELDPDQSTAYTLEILRDSALLLVALALARWPRGRLAVDNWISGSWEDRT, via the coding sequence ATGACCACGCGAAGCGAACCCGCGCGCCGCGCGCCGGCCTGGTGGCCGGCCGCCCGGTCCTGGCTGCCGCTCGCCGCCCGGCTGATCCTCGGCGGCGTCTGGCTCTGGGCCGGCGGCGCCAAAGCCACCGACCTCGCCGCCTCGGTGCGTGCCGTGCGGGCCTACCAGCTGTTGCCGGACGGGCTCGCGACCGTCGTCGGCGCGGGCCTGCCGTGGCTCGAGATCGTTCTCGGCCTCCTGCTGATCACCGGCGTGGCCGTGCGGTTCGGGTCGATCTTCTCCGCCGCCCTGCTCGTCGTGTTCCTGATCGGCATCGTCTCCGCGGCCGCACGTGGCCTGCGGATCGACTGCGGATGCTTCGGCAGCGGCGGCGAACTCGACCCCGACCAGAGCACCGCGTACACCCTCGAAATTCTCCGCGACAGCGCGTTGCTGCTCGTCGCGCTCGCGCTGGCCCGGTGGCCGCGCGGACGTCTCGCCGTCGACAACTGGATCTCCGGAAGCTGGGAAGACCGCACATGA